The following are encoded together in the Pedobacter sp. D749 genome:
- a CDS encoding zinc-dependent metalloprotease → MKKNFKVLALAGIVALGVAGSGSVYAQKKSKTTKGATPTTPAAAPAAAPKKEGIKPFSEVITAKATTTNGLFKTHKVDDKWYFEIPDSMINREMLVVTRLAKAPADVKVGNQQYGGEELNEQVWKWERRGKQVYIRVPSYSTKADPNSDMYESVQNSNLAQILASFEIKAYNKDTSGVVIDVTDFYNGDVMAIGATDQIRKAYKVTIYDASRSYIDTVKTFPINIEVKTAKTYRAVESPTDNSNGAVTFEFNTSMLLLPKIPVKARIMDSRVGFFGQSQIDYGSNAQRAERTAYIHRWNLVPKDTNAYKRGELVEPVKPIVIYIDPATPKKWVPFLIQGINDWQVAFEAAGFKNAIMGKEAPTPQQDPQFSVEDSRYSVVRYFASDIANAYGPHISDPRTGQILETHIGWYHNVMNLLRNWYFVQTAAINPEVRKAQFTDAQMGELIRFVSSHEIGHTLGLPHNFGSSYAYPVDSLRSKTFTDKHGTAPSIMDYARFNYIAQPGDGVTKLHPQIGEYDKWVVKWGYSWIPGNKTAEQEKEILDQWTLKNAGNPLYFYGRQGTSLDPRLQSEDLGDNAMKASAYGIANLKRILPNVEKWTYQKGKDYSDLKEIYTEIVGQFNRYMGHVATNVGGLSENFKTYDQKGPVYAYLPKTKQKEAVAFFKQQLFTTPLWLISNDQLSKFDNGVLLNRIKGVQTNTLGNLLSASRIARLLDNETKNGAAKAYTLPELFTDLRSSVFVAGRADAFKRNLQRAYVDRLQDLMTKDSDLPVGFPVDYAASYGLTPINVGLSDIRPLVRAELKTLLATTKARAAAGDAITKAHYEDLNIRIKDILDPKK, encoded by the coding sequence ATGAAGAAAAATTTTAAGGTACTTGCCCTCGCAGGTATCGTAGCACTTGGTGTAGCCGGATCAGGTTCGGTATATGCCCAGAAAAAATCTAAAACAACTAAAGGAGCCACTCCAACAACTCCAGCCGCAGCCCCGGCAGCAGCCCCCAAAAAAGAAGGAATCAAACCATTTTCTGAAGTAATTACTGCAAAAGCCACGACAACTAATGGCTTATTTAAAACACATAAAGTAGACGATAAATGGTATTTTGAGATACCAGACTCGATGATCAATCGTGAAATGCTTGTAGTTACCCGTTTGGCAAAAGCGCCAGCCGACGTAAAAGTGGGCAACCAGCAATATGGTGGTGAAGAATTGAACGAGCAAGTATGGAAATGGGAGCGCAGGGGAAAACAAGTTTACATCCGCGTACCAAGTTATTCAACTAAGGCCGATCCGAACAGCGATATGTACGAATCGGTTCAAAACTCTAATCTTGCACAGATTTTAGCCAGCTTTGAAATTAAAGCGTATAATAAAGATACGTCTGGCGTTGTAATTGATGTTACCGATTTTTATAATGGTGATGTAATGGCAATTGGCGCTACAGATCAGATCCGTAAAGCTTATAAAGTTACGATATACGATGCGTCACGTTCTTATATTGATACAGTAAAAACCTTTCCGATCAACATCGAAGTAAAAACAGCTAAAACATACCGTGCAGTAGAATCTCCAACAGATAATAGTAATGGAGCTGTTACTTTCGAGTTTAATACATCGATGTTGTTATTGCCTAAAATCCCTGTAAAAGCCAGGATAATGGATAGCAGAGTTGGTTTTTTTGGTCAATCTCAAATTGATTATGGAAGCAACGCACAAAGGGCAGAGCGCACCGCCTATATTCATCGCTGGAATCTGGTTCCGAAAGATACAAACGCTTATAAACGTGGTGAACTGGTAGAACCGGTAAAACCTATTGTAATTTATATTGACCCTGCAACACCAAAAAAATGGGTGCCGTTTTTGATCCAGGGGATTAACGATTGGCAGGTAGCATTCGAAGCCGCTGGTTTTAAAAATGCGATAATGGGTAAAGAAGCACCAACACCGCAACAAGATCCTCAGTTTAGCGTAGAAGACTCCAGATATTCTGTAGTTCGTTATTTTGCTTCAGATATTGCAAATGCTTACGGCCCGCACATTAGCGATCCTCGTACCGGTCAGATTTTAGAAACGCATATTGGTTGGTACCATAATGTAATGAACCTATTGCGTAACTGGTACTTTGTACAAACAGCAGCTATTAATCCTGAAGTACGTAAAGCGCAATTTACCGATGCACAGATGGGCGAATTGATCCGTTTTGTTTCTTCGCACGAAATTGGCCATACTTTAGGTTTGCCACATAACTTTGGCTCAAGCTACGCTTACCCGGTTGATTCGTTACGTTCAAAAACGTTTACAGATAAACATGGCACCGCACCATCAATTATGGATTATGCGCGTTTTAATTACATTGCTCAACCTGGCGATGGCGTAACCAAACTTCATCCTCAAATTGGAGAATACGATAAATGGGTAGTGAAATGGGGATATTCCTGGATTCCCGGAAATAAAACTGCAGAACAGGAAAAAGAAATTTTAGATCAGTGGACCTTAAAAAATGCAGGTAATCCTTTGTATTTCTATGGCCGTCAGGGAACTTCATTAGATCCTCGTTTGCAGAGCGAAGATTTGGGCGACAATGCGATGAAAGCGAGTGCTTATGGTATTGCGAATTTAAAACGTATTCTTCCGAACGTAGAAAAATGGACCTATCAAAAAGGAAAAGATTACAGCGATTTGAAAGAAATTTATACTGAAATTGTTGGCCAGTTTAACCGCTATATGGGGCATGTGGCAACAAATGTTGGTGGCTTAAGCGAAAATTTTAAAACCTACGATCAAAAAGGACCAGTTTATGCTTACTTGCCAAAAACAAAACAAAAAGAAGCTGTTGCTTTTTTCAAACAACAATTATTTACTACCCCACTTTGGTTAATCAGCAACGATCAATTAAGTAAATTCGATAATGGAGTGCTTTTAAACCGGATTAAAGGTGTTCAAACGAATACTTTGGGTAACCTGCTATCAGCATCCCGTATCGCTCGTTTGTTAGATAATGAAACTAAAAACGGCGCCGCAAAAGCATATACCTTGCCTGAGTTATTTACTGATTTAAGATCGTCGGTTTTTGTTGCTGGAAGAGCAGATGCTTTTAAACGTAATTTACAACGTGCATATGTAGACCGTTTGCAGGATTTAATGACCAAAGATTCGGATCTTCCTGTTGGTTTTCCGGTAGATTATGCTGCGAGTTACGGTTTAACGCCAATCAATGTAGGTTTATCAGATATCAGACCGCTGGTTAGAGCAGAGCTAAAAACCTTATTGGCTACTACAAAAGCCAGGGCAGCAGCAGGCGATGCCATTACAAAAGCGCACTACGAAGATTTAAATATCAGAATTAAAGATATTTTAGATCCGAAGAAATAA
- a CDS encoding aspartyl protease family protein yields the protein MLTKYSPGVIICLRKLSICLGLVFFVLSVSGQEFIFKRNRQKQSISFKCIKNLMVIPVFVNGKGPYDFVLDTGVGPMIITDPSILDSLNFSGLRKIKVSGLGIETVEAYVSQSLDVKVGSTSIKYIPAAILKEDLFNLSGHLGLKIYGLLGFSFFNSFIVDIRYSENRLIIYDHDAKVKYRGKKIPIEIENQKPYILAAIDAPGNKTVEARFLMDTGASHALSLEMLNGTEFPLPDKKIKANLGMSLSGQIKGYVGRVGKFNIGGYVFKDVVAGFPDFKSIANKIDLSKRNGNLGADLLRRFNIQFNYQGGFIYVKPNGLSKIPFEHDMVGMVLYLDQKEYKRVLIGEIDENSPAEKAGLCTDDEIIAINFKNIDAYSLNDLTEMFKSKADRNIIFEIFRDNQVYFKVVRLEKRI from the coding sequence ATGTTAACCAAATATAGTCCCGGTGTAATAATTTGTTTACGTAAACTAAGCATTTGCCTGGGCCTGGTATTTTTCGTGTTATCAGTTTCGGGACAGGAATTTATTTTTAAAAGAAACCGGCAAAAGCAATCTATTTCTTTTAAGTGTATCAAAAACCTAATGGTTATTCCGGTATTTGTAAATGGAAAAGGTCCATATGATTTTGTTCTTGATACCGGAGTTGGCCCCATGATTATTACAGACCCATCTATTCTCGATTCTTTAAATTTTAGTGGTCTCCGTAAAATTAAAGTTTCTGGCCTGGGTATTGAAACCGTTGAGGCCTATGTATCTCAAAGCCTTGATGTAAAAGTAGGGAGTACAAGCATTAAGTATATCCCAGCAGCGATTTTAAAAGAAGATCTTTTTAACCTGTCGGGACATTTAGGGCTGAAAATTTACGGATTGTTGGGTTTCAGTTTTTTTAACAGCTTTATTGTTGATATCAGGTATAGTGAAAATAGGCTCATTATTTACGATCACGATGCTAAGGTTAAATACCGTGGTAAAAAAATACCTATTGAAATAGAGAACCAGAAGCCGTATATTTTAGCTGCCATTGATGCTCCAGGTAACAAAACTGTTGAAGCCAGGTTTTTAATGGATACTGGGGCCAGCCACGCTCTGTCGCTCGAAATGTTAAATGGAACTGAATTCCCGCTACCAGACAAAAAAATTAAAGCTAATTTAGGCATGAGCCTTAGCGGCCAGATTAAGGGATATGTTGGTCGTGTGGGTAAATTTAATATTGGCGGCTATGTTTTTAAAGATGTTGTTGCCGGGTTTCCTGATTTTAAGAGCATTGCAAATAAGATTGATTTATCCAAACGGAATGGGAATTTAGGTGCCGATTTACTTCGGAGATTTAATATTCAGTTTAACTATCAGGGTGGCTTTATTTATGTTAAGCCCAATGGGTTAAGTAAAATTCCGTTCGAACACGATATGGTGGGCATGGTGCTTTATCTTGATCAGAAAGAATATAAAAGAGTTCTGATTGGAGAAATAGACGAAAACAGCCCGGCAGAAAAAGCAGGTTTGTGTACCGATGATGAAATTATTGCGATAAACTTTAAAAACATTGATGCTTATTCTTTGAACGATCTTACCGAAATGTTTAAATCGAAAGCAGACAGAAATATAATTTTCGAAATTTTCAGGGATAATCAAGTCTATTTTAAAGTGGTGCGCCTCGAAAAGAGGATCTGA
- a CDS encoding D-alanyl-D-alanine carboxypeptidase/D-alanyl-D-alanine-endopeptidase, translating to MFPLKNHNFIFLAFVLSICLLTGCSTNKIISKKVAKEFKNSQVIKQYQVGFALYNPNDKKMLFEKDADKYFTPASNTKLYTFFASLKMLPDLMPALKYIERNDSLIFWGTGDPSFLQFAVKDKSAYNFLLASNKKLFFAPGRYAGNFFGEGWAWDDYDYYYQPEITEMPIMDNMVTSTYAGPNKINIEPKVFAPCFKVDSTKTKGNFQVTRDFLTNSFHYPAVAVKPSYNQQNPYKTSAQVTVEVLSDTLHKPVGLIDLKIPSDAKTLQGAKRDSVLKHMMLPSDNFIAEHLLLVCSNQIGDKLSTTKAIDYITKNYLSFLPDKVKWADGSGLSRQNLFTPRDNVYLLDSIYRLVNNPEKLFNMLPAGGKSGTLKNAYPKTDKPFVFAKTGSLGGVHNQSGYVITKKGKTYIYSFMNNNFAKPTAEVRAEMVRIVTYIHENF from the coding sequence ATGTTCCCCTTAAAAAATCATAATTTTATTTTTCTTGCGTTTGTTCTATCTATTTGTCTGTTAACAGGTTGTTCAACCAATAAGATCATTTCGAAAAAAGTAGCTAAAGAATTCAAAAACTCGCAGGTAATTAAGCAGTACCAGGTTGGTTTTGCACTCTACAACCCTAACGATAAAAAAATGCTTTTTGAGAAAGATGCAGATAAATATTTTACACCGGCCTCTAACACGAAATTGTACACCTTTTTTGCCAGTTTAAAAATGTTGCCTGATTTAATGCCGGCATTAAAATATATCGAACGGAATGATTCATTGATTTTTTGGGGAACAGGTGATCCTTCATTTCTACAGTTTGCCGTGAAAGATAAATCCGCTTATAATTTCCTGCTTGCCTCTAATAAAAAGCTATTTTTTGCTCCAGGACGCTATGCGGGCAATTTCTTTGGCGAAGGCTGGGCCTGGGACGATTACGACTATTATTATCAGCCAGAAATTACCGAAATGCCGATTATGGATAACATGGTAACCTCTACTTACGCGGGGCCGAATAAAATCAACATCGAACCCAAAGTTTTTGCACCATGCTTTAAAGTCGATTCGACAAAAACCAAAGGCAATTTTCAGGTAACACGTGATTTTTTAACCAATAGCTTCCATTATCCTGCCGTTGCTGTGAAACCTAGCTATAACCAGCAAAACCCATATAAAACCAGTGCACAGGTTACCGTTGAAGTATTATCTGATACCCTACACAAGCCTGTTGGCCTAATTGATCTTAAAATCCCTTCAGATGCCAAAACTTTGCAGGGTGCAAAACGCGATTCGGTTTTAAAACACATGATGCTGCCCAGCGATAATTTTATAGCAGAACATTTATTATTGGTTTGCTCCAATCAAATTGGCGATAAATTGAGCACAACGAAAGCTATTGATTACATTACGAAAAACTACCTTTCCTTTTTACCCGACAAAGTAAAGTGGGCTGATGGATCTGGTTTGTCCCGTCAGAATTTATTTACGCCGCGCGATAATGTTTACCTTCTTGATTCCATTTACAGGCTGGTAAACAATCCTGAAAAGCTTTTTAACATGTTACCTGCAGGAGGAAAAAGTGGTACTTTAAAGAACGCTTACCCTAAAACCGACAAACCTTTTGTCTTCGCAAAAACAGGTTCGCTCGGAGGGGTTCACAATCAAAGCGGATATGTAATTACCAAAAAGGGTAAAACCTATATCTATTCCTTTATGAACAATAATTTTGCAAAACCAACCGCAGAAGTACGTGCCGAGATGGTAA